The Oryza glaberrima chromosome 5, OglaRS2, whole genome shotgun sequence DNA segment TCATCTCCATACATTTCGTTTTGTTTAGTTTTGCGGTGCAAGAAGTAGCTGAACATTATTTTTAGTGTTTGGTTTGCTGATTTGAAGCGGTATTCGTTTATATTGTTAACGTTTCTTGatgttttttaagtttttgaaGAATCGATGTTTGGTTGCTAGTATGGGATTTCTGAATAATTTATAgccataggctgtgtttagttccattcacacttccaaaaattccgtcacatcaaatgctTGGACAATGAATGGATcattaaatatggatgaaaaaaaatcaattgcatagtttacatgtaaattacgagacgaatcttttgagcctaattacgccataatttaacaatgtggtgcttcaataaaacatttgctaatgacggattaattaggcttaatatattcatatcgcagtttacagacataatctgtaatttgttttattattagtatacatttaatactttaaatgtgtgtctgtatacttaaaaaaatgaaaatgaactaaacacggccatactTTATCATAACTTTAACAAGTcgatttttttagaaactttAACGATTAGACTTGAGCAACCTGAAAATAACTAGATTGAGATGGCTAAAATGACACATGTTTCTTTACGTACGGCAAGTTGAGACGACAAGACGATTATTATTCCTGCAATTTAAACTAAATAATTTTCGTGTGGTGTAGATGAATATAGCCATGCTTAGCTAATCCTTAATTTCTCCTTAGAGAGAAAAGCACGGCAAATTAATATCCATATCCATAGATagatagaagaagaagaatcgaggaggaggaggaggaggatggagcAGCTCCGGCAGGTCGGCGAGGCCATCGGCGGCGTCAACGCCCTCATGGCCTTCCACGACGACCTCCGCTGCATCAACCCTCGCCAATGCGCCCTCCTCGCCCACGCCTACGCCCTCGCCttccgcgccgtcgccggcgagctccgcgcCCGCCTCCGCTTCCACGACCGCCTCACCAAATGGAAGCCCCTCGACGATCCCCTCCGCGAGCTCCACCGCGTCgtccgcgacggcgaggcctACATCCGCCACTGCCTCCTCCTCGACCCGGCCCACTGGtgggcgcgcgccgccgccgccacgcacgGCACGGAATGCGTCGAGCACCACCTCCACAACCTCCTTTGGTgcgtctccgtcgtcgtcgaggcggTCGAGAACGTCGGCGAGGTCACCGGCTCCGACCCCGACGAGCtcgcccggcggcggctggcgctgGCCAGGGACTACGACAAGGACCTGCTCGATCCAAAGCTCTTCCGGGAGAGGCTCGGCGAGACGTTCCTCGCCACGCATGAGCTCGCCGCCCGGATGGACATGGCGTGGAAGGAGGACAGGTGGCTGCTGTTCCAGCTTCTCGACGAGAGGAAGGGCccgacgtcgtcgccggagccgcCATTGACGCGGCAGGAGCACCggctcgccgacctcctcgccgcgccgcgcgggaAGCTGCACCCGGCGAGCGTGCTCCTGATGAGCGACTTCCACATGCGGAGGCGCCTCGGGGGGAACGGGAACCTCAAGGAGGTGCAGTGGTTGGGGGAGGCGTTCGCCGTGAAgcacgtcgtcggcgtcgacgccgaggcggcggccgcggaggtggcggcgctggcgtcGGTGTCGCCGCACCCGAACGTGGCGCACTGCCGCTACTGCTTCCACGACGAGGAGAAGAGGGAGCTGTACATGGTGATGGACCAGCTGATGAGCAAGGACCTCGGCAGCTACGTCAAGGAGGTGAACTCCGCCAAGCGCCGGGCGCCGCtcccgctcgtcgtcgtcgtcgacaccATGCTGCAGATCGCGTGCGGCATGGCGCACCTGCACTCCAACAAGATGTACCACGGCAACCTCAACCCATCCAACGTGCTCGTCAAGCCGCGCCATGGCGACGCCTACCTGCATGTCAAGGTCGCCGGCTTCGTCTCCGGCTCCGGCACGGCGAACGCGACCAACCCATGCATCTGGTGCGcgccggaggtggtggggaacgaggcggcggcgacggagaagggtgacgtgtacagcttcgggaTGATCTGCTTCGAGCTGATCACCGGGAAGATCCCGTTCGAGGACAACCACCTGCAGGGGGAGAACATGAGCAAGAACAtccgcgccggcgagcggccgcTGTTCCCGTTCCAGTCGCCCAAGTACCTGACCAGCCTGACGCGGCGGTGCTggcacggcgaggcggcgcagcgGCCGCCGTTCCACTCCATCTGCCGCGTGCTCCGCTACGTGAAGCGCTTCCTGGTGATGAATAAcccggagcaggcggcggcggacgcggctgGAGCCGGGCCGGCAGTGGACTACCTGGACATGGAGGCGCAGCTGCTGAGGAGGTTCCCGGAGTGGGAGGGGAACGGTGTCGCCGACGTGCCGTTCGAGATGTACGCGTACAGGGTGATGGAGAGGGACAAGATGAGCAACGCGTGCAGGGACAGGAGCTCCGACTCCGGCAGCGACGGCAACTCGCTGTGGGGAGATGACAGCGCCAGCGGCGGGTCcagcacgacggcgacggacgcGTCGGCGTCGAGCCGGCCGCTGCTTGACCGGAGCGGCAGCacgaggtcgtcgccgccgccgccgcggcgcaaggtggccatcgccgccgccaaggcagGCAAGTGTCGCAGCGGCATTGTTACTCGTCTAAAGCCTTCCTCCAAGATTACAGCTAGCTCCATGTCCGTGACGTGTGCAGGGCCGCCGCAGAAGTCGAGGTCGATGGGCACGGtgaggccgccgccggtcgtGGCCCGCCGAACGCCGAGGATTAAGTCCGACGGCCACCTCAATAGGGCGGCAATTCCGCCTACCCGACGGCGTAAATCCGGCGGGAACGCTTCAGACTCGGAGTTAGCTTAGCAAAATGTTGGGTAGCCTTCTTTCTCGTATGATGAGAGGTTTTCACTTGTTTCAGAAATACAGTATCAAAACGTCAACAGTGAAAAAAATTTCACTCTTGTAAATAATAAGCAAACGAATGGATGGATGTAATGTAATACTACAGATACTTCAGGAATGGGAAAAGGAAATGCTGGTATAAAACGCACCAACATTACTCGGTTTAAGTAGAGTATTTATCAGCAGAAACAATCTTAgacaaagagaaaagaaaatgatgaaaATCAACTATTAGCAGCACACAGCATACTGCATGAGTTTTCAATCTCAATACACCATCACGACTGAATAGACTTTATGAGTTAGGCAAATGCTTCATGCTTTACAGCCAACTTATTAATTTTTCCCACGGGTCCAGCAACAATTAGGATCTGGAAACAGTAGTAGGATATACCAACATGGGCTGAGAGGGCCTTATGCTGAATGGGAGCCTCAGTGCTATGATCCTTCTACCTGCCCTTCCTACAAAAACAGAACTCACCACCCTACAAAAATAGCAGTTGATAATGACCAGCACTAACTCCAATTTCTTCAGTCTGATATCCTCATCTCTACTCCTAGAACTTTTTGCACAAACTCGTATGTCACGAATGCAATAGCGATAGAAGGCACCACCTGATGAAGAGGCAAGCAAAGGTCAGCATGTCATAAACAAGCACTACGATGATGATCCATTAAGGTTGCAAATATTTGAATTTGTCGTAGGAAACATTACCTTCACTGAATTGGGCACAAGACCCTTGTACAAAGCACCAACACCTTCATAGCGAACAGTTTTCCTGAATGCATCGATCATACCATTGTACTGGAGCGCCTCTTTGCCTTCTCCAGTAACAATAGATGCTGCATTATTCCAACCAACCATCTGCATTCTCCTCCTGATGACATCAAGAGGGTAAGCAACAGTCTGGCCTATGGTTCCAGCCACAGCTCCACATCCAAGCCTTGTAACTACATGCAACTCATTGTCCTTGCCAAGATCATATGGATTTGTCTGAAGCAGCCAGTCCTTCAGAGACTCGTACACAGCAAAGTTGAGGCCAACATACGGAACCTGCAAGAAGATGACAAAGATAATGTGGAAAGCACTTGTCAGCAAGGCACTAACGAGGCAAAGCTGTTAACTAATTAAAGAAGAGACCTACCACTCCGATAACAGATGGAAGCCACCCTCTGTATAGAGCACGGAAGCCTTCTTCACGGTATACTGAACCCAATGCATGAAACATACCACGGTACTGATAAGGAGACTTTTCCGTCTGCATATATGACATTTAGAGGTCAATAGACAGAATATGAAACAGAAGTAGATTGAGTTATGCTGTGTTGACGTTGTTGATACATTACCTGCACGGTAATCCTACCCCTAACCATATCCATCGGGTAAGTAGCAGACATGGCTATGATACCAGCACAAGCACCAGCTCCAAGGCGCAATAGTGGACTAAGCTGAGCATCCTCTGTACAGCATAGGAACATGTCAGTGCTGAATCCAGAATTTTCTGTTATCAACTTTATATAATACATCAACAAGAATATAAATTCTCTTGTTCAATTGAAGCAGAATATTCAAGAAATCTATTTGTACAGAAAAAGACATGAACATCAGGAACCcttccagtcaaaaaaaaaaaacatcaggaACTCTGCTCCCCAGcatttaaattgttaatttacaTTTTTAGAACAATACTATACATAAGGAACATTGGATATTGTGTAAGCTCTAAGATccgtcacaggctcacagcatGTCCAGCAGTGTTGCACACGTTGTCATATTACTGACAACTCTACAGCATACAAAATGATTTGGACTCAGTGTGGATATACAGTGAGCACGGACTGAGATAACGAGAACAGACACTGGAGATAACGTGCGCTCAGAGTATTGCACTACTTGCTTTGTACTACTCTTTGGAGGTGAGGTATTCAATCTTTCAAAGTTGCTAATGGATTCCAGTTTGGTAGGTGATTCAGTTACATAAGCCTGTCCTCTAATAGGGATTTAAAAAGTAAAAGGCAGACTTTGTTTTCAAGTTCAAGCAGATGACCAACAACTTTTCTTGTGTGCTTTATCGTCCTAAAGCAGGACTACAAAGGTCGCTAGCAGAAACAACAAATAATTAGCTGTACAAGGAAGACTTTGTTTCCAAGTTCAAGCTGGTGAGCAACAGCTTTTCTTGCGCTCATCACTTCATATCAGGACTAATAAGGTTTCTAGCAGAAATAACACATGATTTAGCTGTACTGGGCCATCTAGACGAATGAAGGTTTTGGACTTATTATACCAGGCCTCACAATCTTGAAAACGATCATAATATATATTGAAACTAAAAACTGAACAAGAGATGGGCAAGCTGAGTATAAAAAGTCTACAATTGTATTTTTCCTATAGATAAACGGAAAAAACCGTAGAGCAGTCATGAGACTCATTACATAGTCAACAACCAAAGGTCTGCAATAACAACATGGTGTGTAAACACTTTCAAAATAACTAAGATGCATACACAGGAAAACTAATGTGTAGTATGGTAATAACGGAGAGAAGCATACCATTCCCTGTTTGTTGCCGATAAAGCCATAAAATTCCACTGCATAAAATAACAAAGAAGGCAAGAATACAATTACTAGTGCTTTCATGAAACAAAACCATATTAACAGTAGAGTAAAAAGGAAATGCTTCTGACCAAGATCAGGTCAAAGAAGACTCATCATGCAACAGAGAAAAGGTCTGCAAAGTGCAAAGGACAAATAGCAAGTAGGTGGCAAGAGAGCAAGCAGTAATGTAGGATGACAGTAATTGGAAACAATAACAAACCTTGATGCTTGCTCATAGCTAAAAAACTTCACGGCAGAATTTGGAACAATTCTGGCACAATTGGTACCATTGCCCTTAAAAAGCCCACGGAGACCCTCTGTTCTCCATATGTACTTAAGACCTTGAATTGTACCGTTGTACTTGATACTGTGAGGGTTTTGGACCTGCATTAGGAAAGATAACACGAATCAGGTGTTAGAACCAACTCATACAATTGCCCATGCATTTCCACGCAAAGTACTTGTACAAATTTACAATATTAACAAGAACTGGACTAGGGTCTAGCACCAAGTGCAGTGTCTGTACTTCAACTATTAATacaaatggctatatatatgtagtgaAAGAGGTTATGTTTCAAGCAAGCTCCGCAAAGTAGACAACAGTAGCATGCCACCAGATAAGAAATGCAACAGCAATGAAAATATCACCTGAAGCAGAATCTTCATTCGTTCGAGTGGAGCAACAGCAGTACGTGATCTGTTCaacaaaaaaagtaaataaatattataagCATAATTGTGTAGTTAGTTAGAAACAATTGGTCCAAGTAGATTGTCATTTGCTGGTCAAGCTCGACAAAATGCACCAGAATGGATAACGAGAAAAGAAAACCTGCACCAGGTAAACATTCTAGTTGATCCGTGTGTTTTGCTcaaacataaaataaataatttctgCGTGGACTTCAGCTGACTATAACAACACCTGATAGCAACATTTTTAGCCCAAGAATAAAACAA contains these protein-coding regions:
- the LOC127773805 gene encoding mitochondrial adenine nucleotide transporter ADNT1, with the translated sequence MASEDVVGKSRGDTAVTTIVNLAEEAKLAREGVKGPGYQVLSICKSLFAGGVAGGVSRTAVAPLERMKILLQVQNPHSIKYNGTIQGLKYIWRTEGLRGLFKGNGTNCARIVPNSAVKFFSYEQASSGILWLYRQQTGNEDAQLSPLLRLGAGACAGIIAMSATYPMDMVRGRITVQTEKSPYQYRGMFHALGSVYREEGFRALYRGWLPSVIGVVPYVGLNFAVYESLKDWLLQTNPYDLGKDNELHVVTRLGCGAVAGTIGQTVAYPLDVIRRRMQMVGWNNAASIVTGEGKEALQYNGMIDAFRKTVRYEGVGALYKGLVPNSVKVVPSIAIAFVTYEFVQKVLGVEMRISD
- the LOC127773804 gene encoding serine/threonine-protein kinase PBL27-like isoform X2, with the translated sequence MEQLRQVGEAIGGVNALMAFHDDLRCINPRQCALLAHAYALAFRAVAGELRARLRFHDRLTKWKPLDDPLRELHRVVRDGEAYIRHCLLLDPAHWWARAAAATHGTECVEHHLHNLLWCVSVVVEAVENVGEVTGSDPDELARRRLALARDYDKDLLDPKLFRERLGETFLATHELAARMDMAWKEDRWLLFQLLDERKGPTSSPEPPLTRQEHRLADLLAAPRGKLHPASVLLMSDFHMRRRLGGNGNLKEVQWLGEAFAVKHVVGVDAEAAAAEVAALASVSPHPNVAHCRYCFHDEEKRELYMVMDQLMSKDLGSYVKEVNSAKRRAPLPLVVVVDTMLQIACGMAHLHSNKMYHGNLNPSNVLVKPRHGDAYLHVKVAGFVSGSGTANATNPCIWCAPEVVGNEAAATEKGDVYSFGMICFELITGKIPFEDNHLQGENMSKNIRAGERPLFPFQSPKYLTSLTRRCWHGEAAQRPPFHSICRVLRYVKRFLVMNNPEQAAADAAGAGPAVDYLDMEAQLLRRFPEWEGNGVADVPFEMYAYRVMERDKMSNACRDRSSDSGSDGNSLWGDDSASGGSSTTATDASASSRPLLDRSGSTRSSPPPPRRKVAIAAAKAGPPQKSRSMGTVRPPPVVARRTPRIKSDGHLNRAAIPPTRRRKSGGNASDSELA
- the LOC127773804 gene encoding serine/threonine-protein kinase PBL27-like isoform X1, producing MEQLRQVGEAIGGVNALMAFHDDLRCINPRQCALLAHAYALAFRAVAGELRARLRFHDRLTKWKPLDDPLRELHRVVRDGEAYIRHCLLLDPAHWWARAAAATHGTECVEHHLHNLLWCVSVVVEAVENVGEVTGSDPDELARRRLALARDYDKDLLDPKLFRERLGETFLATHELAARMDMAWKEDRWLLFQLLDERKGPTSSPEPPLTRQEHRLADLLAAPRGKLHPASVLLMSDFHMRRRLGGNGNLKEVQWLGEAFAVKHVVGVDAEAAAAEVAALASVSPHPNVAHCRYCFHDEEKRELYMVMDQLMSKDLGSYVKEVNSAKRRAPLPLVVVVDTMLQIACGMAHLHSNKMYHGNLNPSNVLVKPRHGDAYLHVKVAGFVSGSGTANATNPCIWCAPEVVGNEAAATEKGDVYSFGMICFELITGKIPFEDNHLQGENMSKNIRAGERPLFPFQSPKYLTSLTRRCWHGEAAQRPPFHSICRVLRYVKRFLVMNNPEQAAADAAGAGPAVDYLDMEAQLLRRFPEWEGNGVADVPFEMYAYRVMERDKMSNACRDRSSDSGSDGNSLWGDDSASGGSSTTATDASASSRPLLDRSGSTRSSPPPPRRKVAIAAAKAGKCRSGIVTRLKPSSKITASSMSVTCAGPPQKSRSMGTVRPPPVVARRTPRIKSDGHLNRAAIPPTRRRKSGGNASDSELA